A genome region from Nitrosopumilus sp. includes the following:
- a CDS encoding cation:proton antiporter translates to MAAEAHFIETIIGVGILLFAAKLMAELFLRLKLPIVLGELLAGMIVGPFALGQFFILDGKQLLHISDEIKILGEMGAIVILFMAGLEMTPKEFLKGGKASFTVGTLGVVVPFFAGLAVFQMFGFDALQSMLIATALTATSIAISIQVLSEFGKIKAPEARLIIGAAVVDDILAIAVLSVVTSIAGSDGGVDNIEITEVMITILQVLGFFAIMLVVAVVIIPKIITPRLWKAKGSVEGIATASFFGAAALAGSIGLSPIVGAFAVGMALSTTKVFEKVENYIGKIGLIFAPLFFAIIGAQVDLRAVNLEILMLSGVIIVVAIVTKLFGCGLPAMFFLKNKAQGMRVGIGMISRGEVGLIVAGVGVTAGVLTSEVYSTIVIMVAVTTIITPIWLKIEYKKEQRKSGDATPSTMENKVE, encoded by the coding sequence ATGGCAGCAGAGGCACATTTTATTGAGACAATCATAGGGGTAGGTATACTTCTATTTGCAGCAAAGCTGATGGCAGAGCTTTTCCTTAGATTAAAACTTCCAATTGTGTTAGGAGAATTACTTGCAGGTATGATTGTAGGTCCATTTGCATTAGGACAATTTTTCATTCTTGATGGAAAACAGCTTTTACACATTAGCGATGAAATTAAAATTTTAGGAGAAATGGGAGCAATTGTAATTTTGTTTATGGCAGGATTAGAAATGACACCAAAAGAATTTCTCAAAGGAGGCAAAGCATCATTTACTGTTGGGACTTTAGGAGTAGTAGTTCCGTTCTTTGCAGGCCTCGCAGTATTCCAAATGTTTGGATTTGATGCATTGCAGTCAATGTTAATTGCTACTGCACTTACAGCTACAAGTATTGCAATTTCAATTCAAGTGTTAAGTGAATTTGGTAAAATCAAAGCACCGGAAGCTAGACTCATCATTGGGGCGGCAGTAGTAGACGACATTTTGGCAATTGCAGTCTTATCAGTGGTCACATCCATCGCAGGTTCAGATGGAGGCGTAGATAATATTGAAATCACAGAAGTAATGATTACAATTTTGCAAGTATTAGGATTCTTTGCAATAATGTTAGTAGTGGCAGTGGTCATCATTCCAAAAATAATTACACCAAGATTATGGAAGGCAAAAGGCAGTGTAGAAGGAATTGCAACTGCGTCGTTTTTTGGGGCGGCGGCGTTAGCTGGGTCTATCGGATTATCACCGATTGTAGGGGCATTTGCAGTAGGAATGGCATTGTCAACCACCAAAGTATTTGAAAAAGTAGAAAATTATATTGGAAAAATAGGATTGATCTTTGCACCACTGTTCTTTGCAATTATTGGAGCGCAAGTAGATCTCAGAGCTGTTAATTTAGAAATTTTGATGTTAAGTGGAGTCATTATCGTAGTTGCAATTGTAACAAAGTTGTTCGGATGTGGATTACCTGCAATGTTCTTTTTGAAAAATAAAGCTCAGGGAATGAGAGTAGGCATTGGGATGATTTCAAGAGGAGAAGTGGGATTGATTGTTGCAGGAGTAGGAGTAACAGCAGGAGTTCTAACATCAGAAGTATATTCTACAATTGTAATTATGGTAGCAGTCACTACAATCATCACACCAATCTGGCTTAAAATAGAATACAAGAAAGAGCAAAGAAAAAGTGGAGATGCAACTCCCAGTACAATGGAAAACAAGGTAGAATAA
- a CDS encoding universal stress protein, which produces MKKMKIKKIAVPYDGSINSKHAFNTALDLAGKYKAKLILVTCIEKINGSLFGKDLSLSNQKQVQKFKEKISRDISKLEAIAKKQKISMTSKILITDHPMKKILSFTKQTQMDLIVMGSHGRTGLDKLILGSVANGVVQRSKIPVLIVR; this is translated from the coding sequence ATGAAAAAAATGAAGATTAAGAAAATCGCAGTACCTTATGATGGTTCCATTAATTCAAAACATGCATTCAATACAGCATTAGATTTAGCAGGAAAATACAAAGCAAAATTAATTCTAGTCACATGTATTGAAAAAATTAACGGTAGTCTTTTTGGAAAAGACCTATCTTTAAGCAATCAAAAACAGGTACAGAAATTTAAGGAAAAAATATCACGAGACATATCAAAATTAGAAGCCATTGCAAAGAAACAAAAGATTTCAATGACTTCAAAAATATTAATTACTGATCATCCAATGAAAAAAATTCTTTCATTTACAAAACAGACCCAAATGGATTTGATTGTAATGGGATCTCACGGCAGAACAGGATTAGACAAATTAATTCTAGGAAGTGTAGCAAACGGAGTTGTTCAAAGATCAAAAATTCCTGTTTTAATTGTAAGATAA
- a CDS encoding hemolysin family protein, whose product MILIGMYAIFSGLEIAIVGTRRSKVMRCYRKKIPGSSSLYKLKSNPSLMTSSVNLGNTLVNVASSVLAADVAIKLAGSQGVGIAIGIMTFIILIFGEIFPKSYSHIQSEKMALRFSKFLLVFTYVMYPFVWFLEKLTKLFLKSIGGNSYPKPITEEDIKEVVDLGLSEKAIEKEEHTLVKKALEFDDKPIIEVMTPKQDIFSLDDNSMLSDMFSLIKAKEFSRIPVYSKTLDNIVGVLHIWDITKIPEKEYSKTKIGTIARKPFFVYSTEKISDLFVELKKNDSHLAVVLDDNERLEGIITIEDLLEEIVGDIAGDVR is encoded by the coding sequence GTGATTCTGATAGGAATGTATGCTATTTTTAGTGGTCTTGAGATTGCTATAGTAGGTACAAGACGCTCAAAAGTCATGAGATGCTATCGTAAAAAAATTCCAGGGTCATCTTCACTCTACAAACTCAAATCAAATCCCAGCCTCATGACATCTAGCGTTAATTTAGGAAACACCTTGGTTAACGTAGCTTCTTCAGTTCTTGCTGCAGATGTCGCAATCAAACTAGCAGGAAGTCAAGGAGTAGGTATCGCCATAGGAATAATGACTTTTATAATTTTGATTTTTGGAGAAATATTTCCAAAATCATATTCACACATACAATCTGAAAAAATGGCTTTGCGATTTAGCAAATTTCTTCTTGTGTTTACTTATGTTATGTACCCATTTGTTTGGTTTTTAGAAAAATTGACAAAATTATTTTTAAAATCTATTGGAGGAAATTCTTATCCAAAACCAATCACAGAAGAAGATATCAAGGAAGTTGTAGATTTAGGATTATCAGAAAAAGCTATTGAAAAAGAAGAGCACACATTAGTAAAGAAAGCTCTAGAGTTTGACGATAAACCAATAATAGAAGTAATGACTCCTAAACAAGATATTTTTTCATTAGATGACAACAGTATGCTGTCAGATATGTTTTCATTGATTAAAGCAAAAGAATTTTCTAGAATACCAGTTTATTCTAAAACTCTCGATAATATTGTAGGAGTGTTACATATTTGGGACATTACAAAAATTCCTGAAAAAGAATATTCAAAAACAAAAATTGGAACAATTGCCAGAAAACCATTTTTTGTTTATTCTACTGAAAAAATAAGTGATTTGTTTGTAGAATTGAAAAAAAATGATAGTCACTTAGCAGTTGTTTTAGACGATAATGAAAGGCTTGAAGGAATAATCACCATCGAAGATCTTTTAGAAGAAATTGTAGGAGATATTGCAGGAGATGTACGATAA
- a CDS encoding PAC2 family protein, protein MNSDEKVLIIAFPSAELVGAFAISYLVSQLQMEDIGELEFTKISPSYVIKKGEIYGPVRTYKKDNIYAILSTIPLNPISTYDLITKSIEFAKNNDIKKIIIPRGLEVDQNYKIEPVSYGLAANKISKSLLDKYNLPLIPNGAILGADASVISALKNFEIPSIILYTTCRMMLPDDDAIIKSIKTLTDIINVKVETEKFEERLEKINKENQKLIEQTKKYFENTSESAASVPPGVA, encoded by the coding sequence ATGAATTCAGATGAAAAAGTGTTAATCATAGCTTTTCCGAGCGCAGAATTAGTAGGAGCTTTTGCCATTTCTTATCTAGTATCACAATTACAAATGGAGGATATAGGAGAACTTGAGTTTACAAAAATATCACCATCATATGTAATCAAAAAAGGGGAGATCTATGGACCAGTTCGCACATACAAAAAAGACAACATTTATGCAATTTTGTCCACCATTCCTTTGAATCCTATTTCTACATATGATCTAATAACAAAATCAATAGAATTTGCAAAAAACAATGACATCAAAAAAATAATTATTCCACGAGGATTAGAAGTAGATCAAAATTACAAAATAGAACCAGTATCATATGGTTTAGCAGCTAATAAAATTTCAAAAAGTCTTTTAGACAAATACAATCTACCACTAATTCCCAATGGAGCAATTCTTGGTGCCGATGCAAGTGTTATTTCAGCATTAAAAAATTTTGAAATACCAAGCATCATACTATATACCACTTGTAGAATGATGTTGCCTGATGATGATGCCATAATAAAATCCATCAAAACACTTACAGATATCATCAATGTTAAAGTGGAAACTGAAAAATTTGAAGAGAGATTAGAGAAAATAAACAAAGAAAATCAAAAATTAATTGAGCAAACTAAAAAATATTTTGAAAATACATCTGAATCTGCAGCATCTGTTCCTCCAGGAGTAGCATAA
- a CDS encoding universal stress protein: MTKNILVPYDFTNFGDIAFEKAIEIAKKFESKLTLLTVIGSDIDTSNMSWTRAQEVHDESENKAKENLNEIKNSHMVENIPISVEIVHNPSNSEGILSFADNNNMDLIIMGSHGRSGFKKMVLGSVASQVVTKAKCPVLIVKPTK, encoded by the coding sequence ATGACAAAAAATATTCTAGTTCCTTATGATTTTACAAATTTTGGAGATATTGCATTTGAAAAAGCAATAGAAATCGCAAAAAAATTTGAGTCAAAACTCACACTATTGACTGTGATTGGAAGTGATATAGATACATCAAACATGTCTTGGACACGAGCTCAAGAAGTACATGATGAATCAGAAAACAAAGCAAAAGAAAATTTGAATGAAATTAAAAACTCTCATATGGTGGAAAACATTCCAATTTCAGTTGAAATAGTTCATAATCCATCAAATTCAGAAGGCATCCTTTCTTTTGCAGACAACAACAACATGGATTTGATAATAATGGGATCTCATGGAAGATCAGGTTTTAAAAAAATGGTGCTTGGCAGTGTTGCATCTCAAGTAGTAACAAAAGCAAAATGCCCAGTATTAATAGTCAAACCAACAAAATAG